GGGTGCACCGCGTTGGCCCGGGCTCGAGCTGCGGGCGACGGGCACCTACCAGCGGTTTCTGCTGGGCCGATTCGGAACGCTTGAGTCTCGCCAGAACAACAACTCCCTTGCCGCCAGCTACGAGCTCGACCTGTGGGGCAAGCTCAGCTCGGGCGCGGCCGCAGCGCTGCAGCACGAACGCGCCGCCGGCGCCGATCTGGCCGCGCTTGCCATGAGCCTGGCCGCGGAGGTTTCCGAGCGTTGGTTCGACCTTGCGCGCTCCCGGGCGCAGCAGGCCCTGCTGGCCGCGCAGCAACAGAGCAACGAAACCTTCCTCGAGCTTGTGATGCTGCGGTTCAACCAGGGGCAGGCCTCTGCGCTCGACGTGTTTCAGCAACGCGAGCTGCTTGCGGGCAACCGGGCCGAGCTCGAGCTGTTGCGAGCCAGCGAAGCCATGCTGCGCAACCAGCTCGCGATCCTCGCCGGCCGGACGCCCGGTACGCTCACGGCGCAGGGCCACCTGCAGCTGCCCGAGCCACTCGCCCTTCCGGGGCTTGGCCTGCCCAGCCACCTTCTGCAGCGGCGGCCCGACGTGCGCGCGGCCATGCACCGCGTGCAAGCCGTGGATCACCAGCTGGCCCAGGCCGTGGCGGATCGCTATCCATCGCTCAGGCTGAGCGCGTCGGGCAGCCTGCAGGCAAACAACCTCAGCGACCAGGCGCTCACCCCGCTCTGGAATCTGGCAGCGAACTTGCTCATGCCGCTGATCGACGGCGGCCGGCGCGCCGCCGAGGTCGAGCGGCAGCGCGCGCTGCTCGCCGAGCGCGTGAGCGCTTACGGCAAGGTGGTGCTCTTGGCGCTGCTCGAGGTCGAAAACGCCCTGGTACAAGAACGGCAGCAGCGCGCCCACATCGAGGCGCTCGAGGGACAGCTCGAAGTGAGCCAGGCCAACCTGCGCGAGGCGCGTCACCGTTACAGCCAGGGGCTCAGCGATTTTCTGCCGGTGCTCACGTCGCTGCGTGCGACCCAACAGACCGAGCGCCGTTTGCTCGACGCACGCCGGCAGCTGCTGTCGCATCGGATCCAGCTCTGTCGCGCCTTGGGCGGCACCTGGACCCGCAGCCTACCTCGGGCAGGCAGCGGGCACCACAACGTGGGAGCTGCATCATGAAGGCCGTCTCGATCGTCGTCCGGGCCGTGTTGCCGATCGCGCTGCTGGTGGCCAGCGTGCTCGGTGCGCGCGCGCTGATTCGCAGCCGTCCGCAGCCGGCGAAGAAGGCCCGAGCCGATCAGGGGCTGTTGGTCGAGACCTTGACGGTTGAACGCGGCCGGCAACGCGTGAGCGTGCACGCCAAGGGCAACGTGATTCCCGCGCGCGAGGTCACCCTGCAGCCCGAGGTCACCGGACGCGTGCTCTGGCAGCATCCCGAGCTCATCGTCGGTGGACGGATAAAGAAGGGCGCCACACTGCTCCGAATCGATCCGCGTGACTACGACCTGTCGGTGCACCAACAAACAGCTCAAGTGGAGCGAGCGACCCTCGAGCTCGAGCTCGAGCAAGCACGCCAGAAAGTCGCCGAACGCGAGTGGCAGCTGTTTGGCGAAGCCCCTCCGACTCCTCGAGCTGGAGCGCTCGCGCTGCGCAAGCCCCAGCTGCGCACGGCGCAAGTCGCATTGCACTCGGCCAAGAGCGGGCTCGACAAGGCCAAGCTCCAGCTCAAGCGCACCCTGGTCAAGGCACCCTTCAATGCGCTCGTGCGCAGCGAAGCAGTGGAAGTCGGGCAGCTGGTTTCTCCTCAGAGTCGCCTCGCGACGCTCGTGGGCAGCGATGCCTTCTTCGTGCAGGTGGCGGTGCCCGTGGACGAGCTCGGCTCCGTGCGGATTCCCGGACTCAACGCGGAGCGTGGTTCCGCGGCTCGTGTGCTGCAGCAAATCGGCGAGCAGCGGATCGAGCGCCGGGGGCGAGTGATGCGTCTGCTCGGGGAGGTCGATCCGATGGGTCGCATGGCGCGGCTGCTGGTGCAGGTCGACGATCCTTTGGGGCTCGAGGTCGCCGGCGAAGATCGCGCGCGAGGTACGGGCATGCCGCTGCTGCTCGGAGC
This DNA window, taken from Pseudomonadota bacterium, encodes the following:
- a CDS encoding efflux transporter outer membrane subunit → MSRSRATGQRRPQADPGRFVSAPLALLLSGTALGCAVHRVRHDPKPPVRVPAAYHAASHEPQGRQLPERWWQEFSDRELDRLVDATLRGNFDLRAAWARLAQARAVSRQAGAPRWPGLELRATGTYQRFLLGRFGTLESRQNNNSLAASYELDLWGKLSSGAAAALQHERAAGADLAALAMSLAAEVSERWFDLARSRAQQALLAAQQQSNETFLELVMLRFNQGQASALDVFQQRELLAGNRAELELLRASEAMLRNQLAILAGRTPGTLTAQGHLQLPEPLALPGLGLPSHLLQRRPDVRAAMHRVQAVDHQLAQAVADRYPSLRLSASGSLQANNLSDQALTPLWNLAANLLMPLIDGGRRAAEVERQRALLAERVSAYGKVVLLALLEVENALVQERQQRAHIEALEGQLEVSQANLREARHRYSQGLSDFLPVLTSLRATQQTERRLLDARRQLLSHRIQLCRALGGTWTRSLPRAGSGHHNVGAAS
- a CDS encoding efflux RND transporter periplasmic adaptor subunit, coding for MKAVSIVVRAVLPIALLVASVLGARALIRSRPQPAKKARADQGLLVETLTVERGRQRVSVHAKGNVIPAREVTLQPEVTGRVLWQHPELIVGGRIKKGATLLRIDPRDYDLSVHQQTAQVERATLELELEQARQKVAEREWQLFGEAPPTPRAGALALRKPQLRTAQVALHSAKSGLDKAKLQLKRTLVKAPFNALVRSEAVEVGQLVSPQSRLATLVGSDAFFVQVAVPVDELGSVRIPGLNAERGSAARVLQQIGEQRIERRGRVMRLLGEVDPMGRMARLLVQVDDPLGLEVAGEDRARGTGMPLLLGAYVSVELQGGEVAGVAEIPRLTLRAGNGVYVARPDNTLGMRQVRIVHRRAESVLVRGLDSGERLIVSPVPSAIEGMRLRTLADKPSKRAPGKRAPGKRSPAQSTKAPAEKHHG